A part of Lacerta agilis isolate rLacAgi1 chromosome 7, rLacAgi1.pri, whole genome shotgun sequence genomic DNA contains:
- the MROH1 gene encoding maestro heat-like repeat-containing protein family member 1 isoform X1 has protein sequence MSESRVKRLAMTLMDATTDKDPLVHEQIFSALCYLGGAEPEEILNACEEYLRQHDKLAYPHRIIILRAMEAVVRSNLAQLDKSTAKIVIFLASNEMTKSKDIIFEWQQAASNVLVAVGRRFINKVMEEVLSKFQPGILPHYFIVQTFANLSMTNVFGMVPFLNSILGTMLPMLGMAKQDNMKTVFCYALQNFSESIQEYMANLDQAPDPTVRRDTFSNEIFSAYEVLFNNWLQTRETKLRLAVVEALGPMSHLLPSEKLEEQLPRLVPGILTLYRKPAEAYYVSKSLCQILEAAVNIGSRTLDTQLEALLNALQLQICSPLDSSTPVQLKNHNEVLRCFTVLASSFPDRLLGFLLPKLESGNERTRVGTLTILRQIINSASSQMEIKKPFILSSMKLPLQDNNNKVKRAVVQLISAMAHHGYLEQPGGEALIEFLIRQCALPADQPPQLPRRHSLEMEDLTDGHVRDISVNTLFLISTTVDRMADVLWPYLLEFVIPIHLSNALTPLCKSLIFLAAQRQEKDEPDFQLLYEAGATLPTPHALLARLLVVSSQPHVGEGRAAAVLRLLNVLHLSVHKALGPLWGKQIPALVEHLEGKANTKASLSQKEWEDQLLKFLRQTLAAISDTPWTSQLILEMCRQLSSYNGSPLEKNFLYKCIGTALAACPNKDLVRKQLQELLETARYQEEAEREGLASCLGLCAVSHLDETLAKLEEFVKSDVFKKSAGLFSIFKDRSDNEVEKVKSTLILCYGFVAKHAPKELVLARIDADILRNIFLYFNTKVLGIKVETKDLMLKLCLIRSICLICQAICNSTQSGDFTFSRKAELVSQMMDFIKAEPLDSLRTPIRQKAMTACMFLVVLEPPLSEAEKAELVETSLGSVLPLPLPEALREKDGPPGLEAEHKEPLWCDTLRALKDLLKSILHRHMTPHGLQTMFEHLSPWIKSTKEHERERGVEVSAAVLEFYREKLNVNTVVPFYNVGLLIALFAPRCTDSLAGTRQHAVDCVYSLLYIQLYYEGFARDHKDESLEKLKALKAGLRDPDVNTLFQACCNIAKVIAKRLPPDQLLSLLLSMLEGLADPDKNCSRAATVVVNSLLKERGAVLLEKVPEILAMVHCKLQEVEEEAVRKAAQQTVHILATQHKAAVVSSLLGNPLPLDSCSCLMWRALASEPPLATQVLELLLEKVNRDVPYKENKSFLRGSGSERVATFFPLAATCALHEIMSVPECGQAIVGLYAELFVSLLLRVSCTVGVHLPKNMQSKERKSAGRGQPLRPLDPCSSAVETLKAMLTQGGSEEVARAVSASGGWESLRSMERHHDGVAVLASAMAKHAGPKLPLIVKTLSPMLNSIYDSQRLTTTAFFAELLSSNVVNDLVLLASVMDSMTARQRDPCTSVRMLALRGLGNMASGSPEKVRRHGAQLLASMMNGMDDKDDPHSLVALEAMGGLAKILGFLEERDVRSMLLHIAIRIRPFFDSEKHELRRSSILLFGHLTKFSAGSCEEAFFEQILNGLVTLLLHLQDPKPEVVKACKFALRQCGPSMGCAVLCDMFQNHLHEDRSLHYGEFMNDACKHLMQYYPDTLSRLVATNLFYFKSNWPDIRAAAPMFVGFLVLHVDREHSQQLDLDELIAALTVLLKDPVTAVRVKVAETLGRLVRIV, from the exons ATGTCTGAGTCACGGGTGAAAA GGCTGGCTATGACCCTGATGGATGCCACAACAGATAAGGACCCTCTGGTCCACGAGCAAATATTCAGTGCTCTGTGCTACCTGGGAGGAGCGGAGCCGGAGGAGATCCTGAATGCCTGCGAGGAGTACCTGCGGCAGCACGACAAG ctGGCTTACCCACACCGCATAATCATCCTGCGGGCCATGGAGGCGGTGGTGAGGAGCAACCTGGCTCAGCTGGACAAGAGCACAGCCAAGATCGTCATCTTCCTGGCCTCCAACGAGATGACCAAGTCGAAG GACATCATCTTTGAGTGGCAGCAGGCGGCCAGCAATGTCCTAGTGGCAGTCGGGAGGCGCTTCATCAACAAGGTGATGGAGGAAGTGCTGTCCAAGTTCCAGCCTGGAATCCTGCCCCATTACTTCATTGTACAGACCTTTGCCAACCTCTCCATGACCAACG TGTTTGGGATGGTGCCGTTCCTCAACTCCATTCTGGGGACGATGCTGCCCATGCTGGGGATGGCCAAGCAGGACAACATGAAGACCGTTTTCTGCTACG CTTTGCAGAACTTCAGCGAGAGCATCCAGGAGTACATGGCGAATCTGGACCAGGCGCCCGACCCGACGGTGAGGCGAGACACCTTCTCCAATGAAATCTTCAGCGCTTACGAAGTCCTTTTCAACAACTGGCTACAGACCCGGGAAACCAAG CTGAGACTGGCCGTCGTGGAGGCGCTTGGCCCCATGAGCCACCTGCTGCCCAGTGAGAAGCTGGAGGAGCAGCTCCCTCGCCTCGTCCCAGGGATCCTGACCCTGTACAGGAAGCCAGCAGAGGCCTACTATGTGTCCAAG AGCTTGTGCCAGATCCTCGAGGCAGCAGTCAACATCGGCAGCCGCACGTTGGACACGCAGCTGGAGGCCCTGCTCAACGCCCTGCAGCTCCAG ATCTGCTCCCCTCTGGACTCCTCCACACCAGTCCAGCTGAAGAATCACAATGAGGTCCTTCGTTGTTTCACTGTGCTTG CCTCTTCCTTCCCGGACCGTTTGCTGGGATTTCTGCTTCCAAAGCTGGAGTCGGGCAACGAGCGGACGCGAGTGGGAACCCTCACTATCCTGCGCCAAATCATCAACAGTgcct CCTCTCAGATGGAGATCAAGAAGCCATTCATCCTTTCTTCCATGAAGCTGCCCCTGCAGGACAACAACAATAAG GTGAAGCGGGCTGTGGTGCAACTGATCAGCGCCATGGCCCACCACGGGTACCTGGAGCAGCCGGGCGGGGAAGCCCTGATCGAGTTCCTCATCCGCCAGTGTGCCCTCCCCGCGGACCAG CCCCCCCAGCTCCCGCGGAGACATTCCCTAGAAATGGAGGACTTGACCGACGGCCACGTCCGGGACATCAGTGTGAACACGCTTTTCCTCATCAGCACTACGGTGGACAGGATGGCCGAC GTCCTCTGGCCGTACCTGCTGGAGTTTGTGATCCCCATCCACTTGAGCAACGCCCTGACCCCGCTCTGCAAGAGCCTCATCTTTCTGGCTGCGCAGAGGCAAGAGAAGGACGAGCCCGACTTCCAGCTCCTCTACGAAGCCGGGG CAACCCTCCCGACCCCTCATGCTCTCCTGGCAAGGCTTCTG GTCGTCTCTTCCCAGCCTCACGTGGGAGAAGGTCGTGCTGCCGCCGTCCTTCGCCTCCTGAACGTGCTCCACCTCAGCGTCCACAAGGCTCTGGGGCCGCTGTGGGGCAAGCAGATCCCCGCGTTGGTGGAACACCTGGAAGGTAAAG CAAATACGAAGGCTTCTCTGTCCCAGAAGGAATGGGAAGACCAGCTGCTCAAG TTCCTTCGACAGACCCTGGCGGCCATTTCGGACACACCTTGGACCAGTCAGCTGATCCTGGAGATGTGCAGACAGCTGAGCAGTTACAACGGGTCTCCTCTGGAGAAG AACTTCCTCTACAAATGCATTGGGACGGCCTTGGCTGCTTGTCCAAACAAGGATCTGGTGCGGAAGCAACTGCAGGAGCTCCTGGAAACGGCCAGATACCAGGAGGAAGCAGAGCGAGAG GGCCTGGCCTCCTGCCTGGGGCTGTGTGCCGTCAGTCACCTGGATGAGACCCTTGCCAAGCTGGAGGAGTTCGTGAAGTCGGATGTCTTCAAAAAATCCGCAGGGCTGTTCAGTATCTTCAAG GATCGCAGTGACAACGAGGTGGAGAAGGTCAAGAGCACCCTCATCCTGTGCTACGGCTTTGTGGCCAAGCACGCCCCGAAGGAGCTGGTGCTGGCGCGGATCGATGCCGACATCCTCCGCAACATCTTCCTCTACTTCAACACAAAG GTTCTGGGAATAAAAGTAGAAACCAAG GACCTGATGCTGAAGCTGTGTCTCATCCGGAGCATCTGCCTCATCTGCCAGGCCATCTGCAACAGCACCCAGTCGGGCGACTTCACCTTCTCCCGCAAGGCGGAGCTGGTTTCGCAGATGATG GATTTTATCAAGGCGGAGCCTCTGGACTCCCTGCGAACTCCCATCCGCCAGAAGGCGATGACAGCCTGCATGTTCCTGGT GGTCCTGGAGCCGCCCCTGAGCGAGGCGGAGAAGGCTGAGCTGGTGGAGACGTCCCTGGGCAGcgtcctccccctgcccctgccgGAAGCCCTCAGGGAGAAGGACGGGCCGCCGGGGCTGGAGGCTGAGCACAAAGAG CCTCTGTGGTGCGACACCCTTCGTGCCCTCAAGGACCTGCTGAAGAGCATCCTGCACAGACACATGACCCCCCACGGCCTGCAGACCATGTTTGAG CACCTGAGCCCCTGGATCAAGTCCACCAAGGAGCACGAGAGGGAGCGAGGCGTCGAAGTGAGCGCGGCCGTCTTGGAGTTCTACCGGGAGAAGCTGAACGTCAAC ACGGTGGTCCCTTTCTACAACGTGGGGCTGCTGATTGCGCTCTTCGCCCCCCGCTGCACTGACTCCCTGGCCGGCACCCGCCAGCACGCGGTCGACTGCGTCTACAGCCTTTTGTACATCCAGCTGTACTATGAGG GGTTTGCTCGAGATCATAAGGACGAGTCTCTGGAGAAGCTGAAAGCCCTGAAGGCCGGCCTGAGGGACCCCGACGTCAACACCCTCTTCCAGGCCTGCTGCAACATAGCCAAG GTCATAGCCAAGCGCCTCCCCCCCGACCAgctgctcagcctcctcctctccatgcTGGAGGGCTTGGCGGATCCGGACAAGAACTGTTCCCGGGCAGCCACCGTGGTGGTCAACTCCCTCCTGAAGGAGCGTGGGGCTGTCCTGCTGGAGaag GTGCCGGAGATCCTGGCGATGGTGCACTGCAAGCTGcaggaggtggaagaggaggcTGTCCGGAAGGCAGCCCAGCAGACGGTCCACATCCTGGCCACCCAGCACAAGGCCGCCGTGGTCTCCAGCCTCCTGGGCAACCCTCTGCCCTTGGACAG CTGCAGCTGCCTCATGTGGCGGGCCCTGGCCTCGGAGCCCCCCCTCGCCACCCAGGTCTTGGAGCTGCTCCTGGAGAAAGTGAACCGGGACGTCCCCTACAAAGAGAACAAGTCCTTCTTGCGGGGCAGCGGCTCTGAGCGCGTGGCCACTTTCTTCCCCCTGGCG gcCACATGTGCTCTGCATGAGATCATGTCTGTCCCGGAGTGTGGCCAGGCCATCGTgggcctctatgccgagctcttTGTCTCCCTCCTGCTCCGGGTCAGCTGCACGGTGGGCGTCCATCTCCCCAAGAACATGCAGTCCAAGGAGAGGAAGAGCGCCGGCCGCGGGCAGCCCCTCCGGCCGCTGGACCCCTGCAG CTCTGCAGTGGAGACCCTCAAGGCCATGCTGACGCAGGGGGGCAGCGAAGAGGTGGCCAGGGCAGTGTCTGCCTCCGGCGGCTGGGAGTCCCTGAGGAGCATGGAGAGGCACCACGACGGCGTTGCCGTCCTGGCCAG CGCCATGGCGAAGCACGCTGGGCCCAAGCTGCCCCTGATTGTGAAGACCCTCTCCCCCATGCTGAACAGCATCTACGACAGCCAGCGCTTGACCACCACGGCCTTCTTTGCGGAG CTCCTCAGCAGCAACGTGGTGAATGACCTGGTCCTGCTGGCGTCTGTGATGGACAGCATGACGGCCCGGCAGAGGGACCCCTGCACCTCCGTGCGGATGCTGGCCCTGCGGGGCCTGGGCAACATGGCTTCAGGCTCGCCGGAGAAG GTGAGGCGGCACGGGGCTCAGCTGCTGGCTTCCATGATGAACGGCATGGATGACAAGGACGATCCCCACAGCCTGGTTGCCCTGGAAGCCATGGGGGGCCTGGCCAAGATCCTGGGCTTTCTGGAGGAGAGGGACGTCCGCTCCATGCTGCTCCACATCGCCATCCGCATCCGGCCGTTCTTCGATAGT GAGAAGCACGAGCTCCGCAGGTCGTCCATCCTCCTCTTTGGCCACCTGACCAAGTTCAGTGCCGGCAGCTGCGAAGAGGCTTTCTTTGAGCAGATCCTGAACGGGCTGGTCACCCTGCTGCTTCACTTGCAGGACCCAAAGCCAGAGGTCGTCAAG gcttgcAAGTTTGCCCTGCGCCAGTGCGGCCCCAGCATGGGCTGCGCCGTCCTTTGCGACATGTTCCAAAACCACCTCCATGAGGACCGCAGCCTCCACTATGGCGAGTTCATGAATGACGCCTGCAAACACCTG ATGCAGTATTACCCCGACACGCTGAGTCGTCTGGTGGCCACAAACCTCTTCTACTTCAAGAGCAACTGGCCGGACATCCGGGCGGCTGCCCCCATGTTTGTAG GCTTCCTTGTCCTCCACGTTGACAGAGAGCACAGCCAGCAGCTGGACCTGGATGAGCTCATTGCCG
- the MROH1 gene encoding maestro heat-like repeat-containing protein family member 1 isoform X2, translating into MSESRVKRLAMTLMDATTDKDPLVHEQIFSALCYLGGAEPEEILNACEEYLRQHDKLAYPHRIIILRAMEAVVRSNLAQLDKSTAKIVIFLASNEMTKSKDIIFEWQQAASNVLVAVGRRFINKVMEEVLSKFQPGILPHYFIVQTFANLSMTNVFGMVPFLNSILGTMLPMLGMAKQDNMKTVFCYALQNFSESIQEYMANLDQAPDPTVRRDTFSNEIFSAYEVLFNNWLQTRETKLRLAVVEALGPMSHLLPSEKLEEQLPRLVPGILTLYRKPAEAYYVSKSLCQILEAAVNIGSRTLDTQLEALLNALQLQICSPLDSSTPVQLKNHNEVLRCFTVLASSFPDRLLGFLLPKLESGNERTRVGTLTILRQIINSASSQMEIKKPFILSSMKLPLQDNNNKVKRAVVQLISAMAHHGYLEQPGGEALIEFLIRQCALPADQPPQLPRRHSLEMEDLTDGHVRDISVNTLFLISTTVDRMADVLWPYLLEFVIPIHLSNALTPLCKSLIFLAAQRQEKDEPDFQLLYEAGATLPTPHALLARLLVVSSQPHVGEGRAAAVLRLLNVLHLSVHKALGPLWGKQIPALVEHLEANTKASLSQKEWEDQLLKFLRQTLAAISDTPWTSQLILEMCRQLSSYNGSPLEKNFLYKCIGTALAACPNKDLVRKQLQELLETARYQEEAEREGLASCLGLCAVSHLDETLAKLEEFVKSDVFKKSAGLFSIFKDRSDNEVEKVKSTLILCYGFVAKHAPKELVLARIDADILRNIFLYFNTKVLGIKVETKDLMLKLCLIRSICLICQAICNSTQSGDFTFSRKAELVSQMMDFIKAEPLDSLRTPIRQKAMTACMFLVVLEPPLSEAEKAELVETSLGSVLPLPLPEALREKDGPPGLEAEHKEPLWCDTLRALKDLLKSILHRHMTPHGLQTMFEHLSPWIKSTKEHERERGVEVSAAVLEFYREKLNVNTVVPFYNVGLLIALFAPRCTDSLAGTRQHAVDCVYSLLYIQLYYEGFARDHKDESLEKLKALKAGLRDPDVNTLFQACCNIAKVIAKRLPPDQLLSLLLSMLEGLADPDKNCSRAATVVVNSLLKERGAVLLEKVPEILAMVHCKLQEVEEEAVRKAAQQTVHILATQHKAAVVSSLLGNPLPLDSCSCLMWRALASEPPLATQVLELLLEKVNRDVPYKENKSFLRGSGSERVATFFPLAATCALHEIMSVPECGQAIVGLYAELFVSLLLRVSCTVGVHLPKNMQSKERKSAGRGQPLRPLDPCSSAVETLKAMLTQGGSEEVARAVSASGGWESLRSMERHHDGVAVLASAMAKHAGPKLPLIVKTLSPMLNSIYDSQRLTTTAFFAELLSSNVVNDLVLLASVMDSMTARQRDPCTSVRMLALRGLGNMASGSPEKVRRHGAQLLASMMNGMDDKDDPHSLVALEAMGGLAKILGFLEERDVRSMLLHIAIRIRPFFDSEKHELRRSSILLFGHLTKFSAGSCEEAFFEQILNGLVTLLLHLQDPKPEVVKACKFALRQCGPSMGCAVLCDMFQNHLHEDRSLHYGEFMNDACKHLMQYYPDTLSRLVATNLFYFKSNWPDIRAAAPMFVGFLVLHVDREHSQQLDLDELIAALTVLLKDPVTAVRVKVAETLGRLVRIV; encoded by the exons ATGTCTGAGTCACGGGTGAAAA GGCTGGCTATGACCCTGATGGATGCCACAACAGATAAGGACCCTCTGGTCCACGAGCAAATATTCAGTGCTCTGTGCTACCTGGGAGGAGCGGAGCCGGAGGAGATCCTGAATGCCTGCGAGGAGTACCTGCGGCAGCACGACAAG ctGGCTTACCCACACCGCATAATCATCCTGCGGGCCATGGAGGCGGTGGTGAGGAGCAACCTGGCTCAGCTGGACAAGAGCACAGCCAAGATCGTCATCTTCCTGGCCTCCAACGAGATGACCAAGTCGAAG GACATCATCTTTGAGTGGCAGCAGGCGGCCAGCAATGTCCTAGTGGCAGTCGGGAGGCGCTTCATCAACAAGGTGATGGAGGAAGTGCTGTCCAAGTTCCAGCCTGGAATCCTGCCCCATTACTTCATTGTACAGACCTTTGCCAACCTCTCCATGACCAACG TGTTTGGGATGGTGCCGTTCCTCAACTCCATTCTGGGGACGATGCTGCCCATGCTGGGGATGGCCAAGCAGGACAACATGAAGACCGTTTTCTGCTACG CTTTGCAGAACTTCAGCGAGAGCATCCAGGAGTACATGGCGAATCTGGACCAGGCGCCCGACCCGACGGTGAGGCGAGACACCTTCTCCAATGAAATCTTCAGCGCTTACGAAGTCCTTTTCAACAACTGGCTACAGACCCGGGAAACCAAG CTGAGACTGGCCGTCGTGGAGGCGCTTGGCCCCATGAGCCACCTGCTGCCCAGTGAGAAGCTGGAGGAGCAGCTCCCTCGCCTCGTCCCAGGGATCCTGACCCTGTACAGGAAGCCAGCAGAGGCCTACTATGTGTCCAAG AGCTTGTGCCAGATCCTCGAGGCAGCAGTCAACATCGGCAGCCGCACGTTGGACACGCAGCTGGAGGCCCTGCTCAACGCCCTGCAGCTCCAG ATCTGCTCCCCTCTGGACTCCTCCACACCAGTCCAGCTGAAGAATCACAATGAGGTCCTTCGTTGTTTCACTGTGCTTG CCTCTTCCTTCCCGGACCGTTTGCTGGGATTTCTGCTTCCAAAGCTGGAGTCGGGCAACGAGCGGACGCGAGTGGGAACCCTCACTATCCTGCGCCAAATCATCAACAGTgcct CCTCTCAGATGGAGATCAAGAAGCCATTCATCCTTTCTTCCATGAAGCTGCCCCTGCAGGACAACAACAATAAG GTGAAGCGGGCTGTGGTGCAACTGATCAGCGCCATGGCCCACCACGGGTACCTGGAGCAGCCGGGCGGGGAAGCCCTGATCGAGTTCCTCATCCGCCAGTGTGCCCTCCCCGCGGACCAG CCCCCCCAGCTCCCGCGGAGACATTCCCTAGAAATGGAGGACTTGACCGACGGCCACGTCCGGGACATCAGTGTGAACACGCTTTTCCTCATCAGCACTACGGTGGACAGGATGGCCGAC GTCCTCTGGCCGTACCTGCTGGAGTTTGTGATCCCCATCCACTTGAGCAACGCCCTGACCCCGCTCTGCAAGAGCCTCATCTTTCTGGCTGCGCAGAGGCAAGAGAAGGACGAGCCCGACTTCCAGCTCCTCTACGAAGCCGGGG CAACCCTCCCGACCCCTCATGCTCTCCTGGCAAGGCTTCTG GTCGTCTCTTCCCAGCCTCACGTGGGAGAAGGTCGTGCTGCCGCCGTCCTTCGCCTCCTGAACGTGCTCCACCTCAGCGTCCACAAGGCTCTGGGGCCGCTGTGGGGCAAGCAGATCCCCGCGTTGGTGGAACACCTGGAAG CAAATACGAAGGCTTCTCTGTCCCAGAAGGAATGGGAAGACCAGCTGCTCAAG TTCCTTCGACAGACCCTGGCGGCCATTTCGGACACACCTTGGACCAGTCAGCTGATCCTGGAGATGTGCAGACAGCTGAGCAGTTACAACGGGTCTCCTCTGGAGAAG AACTTCCTCTACAAATGCATTGGGACGGCCTTGGCTGCTTGTCCAAACAAGGATCTGGTGCGGAAGCAACTGCAGGAGCTCCTGGAAACGGCCAGATACCAGGAGGAAGCAGAGCGAGAG GGCCTGGCCTCCTGCCTGGGGCTGTGTGCCGTCAGTCACCTGGATGAGACCCTTGCCAAGCTGGAGGAGTTCGTGAAGTCGGATGTCTTCAAAAAATCCGCAGGGCTGTTCAGTATCTTCAAG GATCGCAGTGACAACGAGGTGGAGAAGGTCAAGAGCACCCTCATCCTGTGCTACGGCTTTGTGGCCAAGCACGCCCCGAAGGAGCTGGTGCTGGCGCGGATCGATGCCGACATCCTCCGCAACATCTTCCTCTACTTCAACACAAAG GTTCTGGGAATAAAAGTAGAAACCAAG GACCTGATGCTGAAGCTGTGTCTCATCCGGAGCATCTGCCTCATCTGCCAGGCCATCTGCAACAGCACCCAGTCGGGCGACTTCACCTTCTCCCGCAAGGCGGAGCTGGTTTCGCAGATGATG GATTTTATCAAGGCGGAGCCTCTGGACTCCCTGCGAACTCCCATCCGCCAGAAGGCGATGACAGCCTGCATGTTCCTGGT GGTCCTGGAGCCGCCCCTGAGCGAGGCGGAGAAGGCTGAGCTGGTGGAGACGTCCCTGGGCAGcgtcctccccctgcccctgccgGAAGCCCTCAGGGAGAAGGACGGGCCGCCGGGGCTGGAGGCTGAGCACAAAGAG CCTCTGTGGTGCGACACCCTTCGTGCCCTCAAGGACCTGCTGAAGAGCATCCTGCACAGACACATGACCCCCCACGGCCTGCAGACCATGTTTGAG CACCTGAGCCCCTGGATCAAGTCCACCAAGGAGCACGAGAGGGAGCGAGGCGTCGAAGTGAGCGCGGCCGTCTTGGAGTTCTACCGGGAGAAGCTGAACGTCAAC ACGGTGGTCCCTTTCTACAACGTGGGGCTGCTGATTGCGCTCTTCGCCCCCCGCTGCACTGACTCCCTGGCCGGCACCCGCCAGCACGCGGTCGACTGCGTCTACAGCCTTTTGTACATCCAGCTGTACTATGAGG GGTTTGCTCGAGATCATAAGGACGAGTCTCTGGAGAAGCTGAAAGCCCTGAAGGCCGGCCTGAGGGACCCCGACGTCAACACCCTCTTCCAGGCCTGCTGCAACATAGCCAAG GTCATAGCCAAGCGCCTCCCCCCCGACCAgctgctcagcctcctcctctccatgcTGGAGGGCTTGGCGGATCCGGACAAGAACTGTTCCCGGGCAGCCACCGTGGTGGTCAACTCCCTCCTGAAGGAGCGTGGGGCTGTCCTGCTGGAGaag GTGCCGGAGATCCTGGCGATGGTGCACTGCAAGCTGcaggaggtggaagaggaggcTGTCCGGAAGGCAGCCCAGCAGACGGTCCACATCCTGGCCACCCAGCACAAGGCCGCCGTGGTCTCCAGCCTCCTGGGCAACCCTCTGCCCTTGGACAG CTGCAGCTGCCTCATGTGGCGGGCCCTGGCCTCGGAGCCCCCCCTCGCCACCCAGGTCTTGGAGCTGCTCCTGGAGAAAGTGAACCGGGACGTCCCCTACAAAGAGAACAAGTCCTTCTTGCGGGGCAGCGGCTCTGAGCGCGTGGCCACTTTCTTCCCCCTGGCG gcCACATGTGCTCTGCATGAGATCATGTCTGTCCCGGAGTGTGGCCAGGCCATCGTgggcctctatgccgagctcttTGTCTCCCTCCTGCTCCGGGTCAGCTGCACGGTGGGCGTCCATCTCCCCAAGAACATGCAGTCCAAGGAGAGGAAGAGCGCCGGCCGCGGGCAGCCCCTCCGGCCGCTGGACCCCTGCAG CTCTGCAGTGGAGACCCTCAAGGCCATGCTGACGCAGGGGGGCAGCGAAGAGGTGGCCAGGGCAGTGTCTGCCTCCGGCGGCTGGGAGTCCCTGAGGAGCATGGAGAGGCACCACGACGGCGTTGCCGTCCTGGCCAG CGCCATGGCGAAGCACGCTGGGCCCAAGCTGCCCCTGATTGTGAAGACCCTCTCCCCCATGCTGAACAGCATCTACGACAGCCAGCGCTTGACCACCACGGCCTTCTTTGCGGAG CTCCTCAGCAGCAACGTGGTGAATGACCTGGTCCTGCTGGCGTCTGTGATGGACAGCATGACGGCCCGGCAGAGGGACCCCTGCACCTCCGTGCGGATGCTGGCCCTGCGGGGCCTGGGCAACATGGCTTCAGGCTCGCCGGAGAAG GTGAGGCGGCACGGGGCTCAGCTGCTGGCTTCCATGATGAACGGCATGGATGACAAGGACGATCCCCACAGCCTGGTTGCCCTGGAAGCCATGGGGGGCCTGGCCAAGATCCTGGGCTTTCTGGAGGAGAGGGACGTCCGCTCCATGCTGCTCCACATCGCCATCCGCATCCGGCCGTTCTTCGATAGT GAGAAGCACGAGCTCCGCAGGTCGTCCATCCTCCTCTTTGGCCACCTGACCAAGTTCAGTGCCGGCAGCTGCGAAGAGGCTTTCTTTGAGCAGATCCTGAACGGGCTGGTCACCCTGCTGCTTCACTTGCAGGACCCAAAGCCAGAGGTCGTCAAG gcttgcAAGTTTGCCCTGCGCCAGTGCGGCCCCAGCATGGGCTGCGCCGTCCTTTGCGACATGTTCCAAAACCACCTCCATGAGGACCGCAGCCTCCACTATGGCGAGTTCATGAATGACGCCTGCAAACACCTG ATGCAGTATTACCCCGACACGCTGAGTCGTCTGGTGGCCACAAACCTCTTCTACTTCAAGAGCAACTGGCCGGACATCCGGGCGGCTGCCCCCATGTTTGTAG GCTTCCTTGTCCTCCACGTTGACAGAGAGCACAGCCAGCAGCTGGACCTGGATGAGCTCATTGCCG